The following nucleotide sequence is from Mangifera indica cultivar Alphonso chromosome 1, CATAS_Mindica_2.1, whole genome shotgun sequence.
aaaaactcaaccaagccttttcttcacaacaaagtagcttccaaggtgctttaacctttacaaatgctagaactcaatttctcttacaaaaaattatctaatctcTCCAATAGTGAACcttactcttttatagtacgaatttttTGTATGACttcgaaatataatctctctcaaagagtgtatatgaaagtttaacTTGGTATAActcaatgcaaatgaaattacaaagtgtatgagcaagggttttgattagagaagagaatttgcaagtgaataactcaaaactaattttctctcaaatatgtgaaagttcttagtGGCGAAAGtcttttacaaatgaatttgattaggtttatataagagaaaattaggaaagttaccgttgtgtataaaaattagccatttaaaatttttagaaaacgtaaaatttgatcgatcgaatgtaattcgatcaaccggatgtgacgtgaCACTCCCGTAGTGCCTATGTGGCACTAGTAGTTagaaaatttaaaccaaaattcggttgaTCGGATTTAATTCGATCAACCAAATTTCTAAAAGCCAAAATGCATGGCTTCTAAATAATTCGAAAGCTGCTATCGAAGAATTTAGttggtcaaatttggtcaaccaaattttattaaattttacctcctgaatttttaaaaaattataatttaacccctaaacttttgaaaagtgataatttaacccatttttgaaaattattttgaaaaccaactttgagatatgaaaatgtagtacacaaaacttcatcattttaaattgagttaataaactttgtttaaaaaatttgcttaacctaataagtttgaaaagcaacattttaacccaaaatatgaaagatatgagaataagttttcaagtgagttatcacatgcaaataagtattctaatcaaaacaaatgctccaaattacaaacatatctacctaaacttgagtttatcTTTAAATCTTTGAGAATTCTTCATTTGAGTCTTGTCTtttatttccatcttgaaacttcttcaagtgcattagataaattcttgcaatttgaactcacactcaagtaaagtcattagtcaatatgcttagggacatattagtttgttatcatcaaaataagagtataatgactctTTAAGTCAACAAATTTCCTTTAGTCAGTAGATACAGTTAACcacaaatattgatttaagGATAGTTCCCAATCATCTAGCACTTGTTTGCCTATGATGTGACAATATTTGATATCTTGGACAATTGTGTGCGTTATCTATGTGATGTAACACCCAATAGTCTTCATTTTCTTCCCTTCTGGCTCTTGCTTGCCATTTTCATTGACGCTCTACACACATAATCTGGAAGCCTATCTTTAAAGTGTATCTATCAAATAAAGCTATTAATTCAACTTTCGAATCATAAAAACCTATTACTCTTAAATTGTTATCTTTTTGTGTTTCTTGATTACTAATACCAGTTCTCAAAATCTATTGTCGGTTCAGAAACCCATTGAAATGGATTAGGTTTTTGAATATGAATTGTATATGCTCTCATATCTATGGAGCCATGATAACCTACACTAGACTCAAGCCTTTCATTGATTTGACTTCTCATAATGTTTTCACTTAGTTTATAATCCGTGTTGTAATCATCATATAATCTTGGAAattcgtcatcatcatcatcattatcccTAAGATTATAGTCCTCATtcacatcatcatcattatctcCATCACCATGATTCACATTATACTCCTAGAAAATTTGTGGTTCTACCTAATCGTATAAGCGATGATCCTCTCTTTCTGTCATATGGACCTTATCATTTAGTTAATTGTCTTTTCCTTAAACAAGAGTCTGGGTAACATAAAACTTTATCGATCCTCGTAGACTTCTTGCTTTCATCATCACATACTTAAgattatcttcatcttcaatcttAATAGAACCCACTGATGCATCATCAGTAATAAATATGTGGATAGTTGCCTGACTCCAATCAAATCTCAAACAGTTGCATAAATTGTCTATAAATCCTTCGAAATTAATTGTGTGTCTATACAGATCGGTCTCTCCTTCCCCCCGATATATTTCATTACATTATCATCACATGTAATCTAATTCCCTCTAAAACGAATAATAAATTCGACCTTTTCCATTTTTACTTGCCTTGTCAAATAAACATTCAAAGTTTCTGTTGAAAAAAAATAGGAGTGCTATAGGCGAGATCACCAAGTAGGCAATCTCGATAATAACGGGATCTTGCCTATAGCCTGCATCCCATCATAATGTTTGTTATTTCCagcatatagaaaaaaaaactacaaacaCTGTTTTTAGTGAACATCCTCGTCCCATTTGACCTACCAATCAATACTCTAACTCTTTTAACATAAACATATAACGACattcaataaacaaaatacaaaataaatgttATCGTTTTTACAAATTCTGCAACTATAtcacttatcaaattttatggtAAATCAACTACTTTAGTATACAATCTTTGTTGTGCAACTATTGCACTAATAAATGCAGAAGAAAGGGGTATAGATAAACATTAACTTTGATTAGGATGaattatttgtaatatctctgaaaatatattttgcttTTCAATGTTGAAAAGAACATCTATTGCTTGCatttataaagataaagatatgaGCAGTTTTGCTATTTAACTAACAAAGTAGAATAATTGTTTAACGAAAAAAGTTTGGTGAAAACATATAGACAGACCCAAAAAGTAGCATATGAAAATATCAACACAATCCACTAGGCACATATTTCTGCACATTACACTTAGTCAACCAGAATCCATCAATAATGTTGATAGACTATACCAAAAAATGTTAACATAAATTTCCATTTTCGAACCATGCATGTGGACTGCTTTTAAagtgtgataaaattatatatattataatgaacatcaatttaaaaaataatgataatttatcatcacataattgagtgattttaatttaaacataaaataaaaatcgaTTATATGGTAATACATCATTATTGAAAccaaattaatatctattataaatGCATGTAACATTGCTCCTCCATATTATATTAACATAGGCTTCCACCCAAGTCCTTATATGTTAtaacaaaaatcatttaaaagatGCTTAAACTAATATTAATGAGGTTAAGCCGCtctaagtatatatttaatgttatttgttcatacatatatattaaacatataaagaGACAGACTGTTTATTCCTTTTACCCTCATTTTAggtaaaaataaactaataaaccATAAACTAATTACTATATGTGTTAATTCATAACTAACAAAGCAGAAaccaatattgatataatattacggcatattttattatgaagttttatttataaatctataaattttaaaaagttaactAATTGAagagtaaaattaaataatatattattttcttaattatagtAGTTACTAGAAAAGAAATTTggagacaaagaagataaaGTTGAATTGCTATATATCTTTTCTATTGAGAATtacaaatgagtttaaatttgaataacaaatatgttgaaaattactataaaaagTTTCAATGCTATATATCTTTTCTATTGAGAATTACTATAAAAAGTTTCAATGGTAATATgttgaaaataacaaatatttgaataatttactAGAATCATGTAATAAATGTTAGTATAATCTCTCATGAGATAGAATTTTATATTTGGCAAAGTTTGATTCTAACGTATTTCCAATATTTTGCCCATAATTTATGTCATGATTTGTTGCTTCAATTTGGCCATGATTGGTAGAGATCTTATAAACTAGATGCTATCACAAATCTAATGAAATGACATTTAGAGGAATTTGATAcatgaaaaatcatttaaaaaatatacaagtctttaatatataaaataatatacataagaataaccatattttaattattcttataGTCTAAGTTTTACCAACCaatgaataaattaaaccaaTGTGTCGCCaaattcaaagtttcaaaatcCTAGAATCACTTGCATGACTTCGGTAGGTTCTAACTTGTAACTCTCAAAGTGAAAACCTTTTCTAAAAGTATGGACATGAAATATTGACTATTTTAAGATAAGAAGTTTCTTGTGAATGATACAATTGAATTTGcttaataaataatagtcaacttaataaataagattCACGTGACAACAACACAGTTTAATATGTTATTCATATGAAAGattgtacataaaattttgtatatataattttactcgtATTGATGAAAGATTGTACATGcattattaacaatatataaacaaagtttCAGAAAAGTTTTACATTCAAATTAGCAAGCAGATTctgagattaattaattaatcaatcatatttactttatatgttagaaaaatttCAAGGTTGAAAATTCTGcaaatgataaatatttctGTTTTATACATGTCTGTGTGAGAGAAGAGACATAGAGAAAACAAACtgataaattatatcattaagTAGAAACAAACATAGTGGTGGAGGTACATACATTTAAAAATGCGACCTCAATTTATTACATGAAGcttttcataattatatatgattattcaAATTAGCTTCAATTGTTTAAATACATTGAGAAAATTCCCATTAATTGGCACGACCTAGAACTTTTTCTGAAGATCTTCCACTACTTTTACGTCCAACATGAAAGCTTTGGCCAGAAAATCTGGATTAATAGGAGGATTTGATCCAAATACGGCGTTGGCAATAGTAATGACACCAGGGTTCTGGCTGCTCAAAGCAGCAATGGCAAGAGCATTTGTTTTTCCGATATTGAATTGGAAGTGAATGAGACCAATGGGGAACACAAACACGTCACCCTTATTAAGAACTTTGCTTATAAGTGTATTGTTTGGATTGGAAGTGACGAAACCAACCAATAGAGTACCTTCTAGAACAACAAGAATCTCAGTGCCACGAGGATGAGTATGAGGTGGATTTTGGCCATAAGGTGCAAAGTCAATACGGGCAGCTGATATGCCAAGAGTGTTAAGCCCTGGAATTTGATCTACAATTACTGCAGTTACATTCGATCCAACTGGGTTGTTTGTGTCTCCAGGCTTTATAATTGAAAAGGAGAAATCCTCCGCTTTAGCCAGCTTCGGGTCCTTGCAGAACTTCCCATTCACGAACACTGCATCAAGTACAATGTTTTAacgaaaacaaaagaaaatgtttcgATGACATCTAAAAGAATGCATTGAAAGAGCATTGAGTGCATGCATACCTCCGTTCAAGGGGTTGTCGATGGCTACACAGAAGTCCTGAAGAGGACTGGGGTCAAAAGCAGAGGCAAGTGAGGAAGCCAAAGCTAAGAGAACAAAAGCTTGAAGAAAACCTTTCATTTTGATAAGAATCTCTCTTTATCAATATTCTTCAAATATTATTGCTTTGTGAGGGATGATAAATTCTGCAAGGGAAGCTACTCTATTTATAGTGGAACTACGGTTGAACAAGTCTTGGATTGTTTTCTCTTCTCCGGTGATGCTTTCACAACCTAATACAATATATTATCAATCAAAGTAcaactttttcttcattttgcaaatataaaaaatatatttaatgtttgAAAGTGGTGGtctttgaatattcaaaactcAGTTGGTAGctaatttcttcttttctcaaaattttattgactGATTTGCACCAAACACATGATCTAGAATAGTGGGTGAAGTTTAGTTTCATTGTGTCTGTCTGTTGATTACTTAACAAAGCTGCTGCACAAAAATTTCTCTGTAAATTTAGATATTGATATAAATCTTCAATCTCCGGGGCCaactaatagaaaatttattcgGCTGCATATTATTGAGGGATTCAACTGAGAgataatgttatttttctaataataatgttgagtaatttctaattttattgcTTTATCACCTTATATACatgttcatatataaatttcacttttctttcAGCGTacatttttccttattttcctcTTGTACATTGTTACACATACAAATATGACGTGCAAAGCGATGAAAAACATGTAATGGTTGCTGAGGTCATGCTAAATAATCCATAATCTGCATAatatacattttattaattaggttaaatatttgttgattatatCTAGAAAGATAGATATAGTACTTTGAATACAAACTCTTAACTTGACCTAATCAAAGGATTGATCCAAAAATATTAATGGATTAATATCGTAAAACTCTCCTAGTGGTGGCTTTCAAGGTTGTTGATTGTGCCCACCGTTTAATTTCCATACTAACCCATTTTCCAAATCGAATTTGTAACTAGTAATATTTATATAGAACCATTTTCTTCTCCTACTTAGCTCATAGCCTGTTGGATTGTAATTCAAGCAATCTAATTGAGGTGATCAATCACCTTTGAGACAAAAGAGTGGTTGGAGGTTATTAATGAACCcttaatttttatctctttggTCATTACCAACTCCTCATTCTGCGTGAAACTATATACCAATGATAATCATACTTGAACAAACCCTTAAATATGATAGCGACCAATCTAGAAAATAGTGGCAATTTCATAAATGGGAACATTTATTCCTGGAGAGATATGCATatcttaaaaaatgatattgacACACCTTTTTAAAAAACACTCAATCAGtttttaggagaaaaataaaaagttttattattgttaagaTTTGAATCCAATACCTTATCAAATCGAGCTTACTTTTATATTACATTAACTCATACGTtgacatatataatattgttgacATATGACATATGAAGTATGAACAATATCATGTTTTTGTGCCAATTATTTTTATCCGAACTTTTAATCTATTGATGTTTTGATATCTCATTTGAATTTAAGTGTTGACATATGACATATGAACATATGACATATACAATATTATTGACATATGACATATGAAGTATATTACTGATAATTTTATGGCtaaatctcatatttaaaatagaggaagaggaagaggaagttgtacttttaatatttttgtgtatttgatttgaataatattttattatcaaaaataaaaaattaccataaagGTAAATGCCCTgaaagattattggatataaaactattactatatttgataaaaattcataagtatagataattattatgtttgattgggtataataaaatattattaagatattatttttttaaatatttttaagtataattattttaaaatattatttatattgtttgttatattaattaaaaataaaaatacttttatcataaataattaataagtaaatacaaacatataacaaaataaagattattttaataatattttaatatctaaactggagttaatattaaaatttcagaatCTTTTTGTTCCtcataactcaaataaaatagtgtaaaaaataaaaaaataaattattaaagtaatttttttttgtctcttaaGTCAAACCCCACTTTAAATCCcatatttaaaagtgaaagCTTAggcaaggattttttttttttttatgatatggTTTAATATTTGAGACACATAGGTgacttaaaataatattaataatctaGGTAGACGATTTCCTTACCCTTATCTCTTGTTTATCAAAACATGGGCTGCCACCGTATATATCAATTGCTTGTTGATTAGGGAAATTAATCCCCGTACTGGAAGTGTCAAAATTTAAGTGATGCAattctggaaaattaaattgtaaaggATTGAATAATTAACCgaaaaattgaaagtaaaataTCTGGACTCTTCTTATTATTGAATCAATCTGTACCTGTTGATATTTATACAGAGAATTTTAAAGAGTTATGCTTGTATTTAAAGAATTGTTGATTCTGTTGATgattgaaaagaaataatatttttttgaagaatTATTATCTTTTCCAAATATATTGCTTGATCAAGCCATATATAGgaaaatagatgaaaatttattaCACTATTGAGCATAAATAAAGccatatgatgatacatgtgGACCATATACAATTGAGTATTAAAATATTCTCTTTGGCTATCCATTATGACTACGTTGTCTGTGACTTTCTGGTAACGTTGATAAAGTCATTTAGTATTAATTTAACTAGTAGAAGTTTCAAATGTTGAAAGAGTAATTTGGTTAGGTTTTTACTTGTGAAATGCAATTTGATTATGAAGAAGACAAACAGATATACCTTATTGAATTGGTAAAGCTATTGCTTGGAAGATAAGAATGCCACTATAATGTAAGTACTTTAAGAGTCTAGATGCTGTTAATATTCAAAATGCAAAATTAATTGGTCAAACCTATATGATTAATTGAACCTTGTACCAAGATTAGAAAGTGGATATTTGGAATTAGGGATTAGGCCCCTAATAGGTAAATTAAGTggttaagaaagaaaattttataagtataaaagTAAAAGTTCGAGATTCATTAATATTGTATCAGGATCTAGTGATATATTtacttactaaaaaaaattagaaattaaaatgtttttaaaagaattttttgtataCTAAATAAAACAATGAAGATATTAGGTTTTGAAATtgctaaaaaaataacaatccaattaattatttacaattttccATGTATGGACGGAGACTGAACAAGGGATGGACTTTTTCACAAAGTGAGCTaactaatttgatatattttgattttgctaATCTTCGGCAGTTGGTTTTGAAACAAGTAAAATTGAAGAGCCTTTCAATTTCACACTAATTCAAGCCAATATCCCATTCATTTCgttatagttaaaataatattaaaaacttcctatatgttttaaaattttatatgaaataaccattaaaataatttttatatttcaatatttggttaaaatcaattattgaagAACCTGACTAGACTGATTGGTCGAACTGTGAATCGATACTATTTACGGTTTCTATAaccaatataaatattttatgtttgatttagGGTTGGACTAGGGGTAAAATCGATGGTTCGAGCAGGGTTTGTGGTCCAACCCGATTCAAGTATAAAACGGTTCGTttatacacacatacacacacacacacacacacacacacacacacatatatatatatatatatatatatatatatatatgaaatcaattttttttttaattcctgcAATCCTTGGCTATAGTTAACAATG
It contains:
- the LOC123215663 gene encoding germin-like protein subfamily 1 member 17, with the protein product MKGFLQAFVLLALASSLASAFDPSPLQDFCVAIDNPLNGVFVNGKFCKDPKLAKAEDFSFSIIKPGDTNNPVGSNVTAVIVDQIPGLNTLGISAARIDFAPYGQNPPHTHPRGTEILVVLEGTLLVGFVTSNPNNTLISKVLNKGDVFVFPIGLIHFQFNIGKTNALAIAALSSQNPGVITIANAVFGSNPPINPDFLAKAFMLDVKVVEDLQKKF